A genomic region of Denticeps clupeoides chromosome 17, fDenClu1.1, whole genome shotgun sequence contains the following coding sequences:
- the LOC114766533 gene encoding high choriolytic enzyme 1-like isoform X1: MDHTAVVSVLVLLLSVSHALPLLNEWNNEEIQKDLGRPLDITTRILTANNGSSEWLIEGDLVVPRTRNALICLTNNCFWTKSTNGLVPVPYVLSSAFSSSDQQMIATAMNTFHTKTCIRFVPRTTQTDYLSIESKNGCYSSLGRQGGQQTVSLNTNGCIYNGVIQHELNHALGFYHEHTRSDRDQHVTINYANIVPGMAYNFDKQNTNNQNTPYDYSSVMHYAKDAFTIKYGLDTITPIPDSSVPIGQRVDLSSIDILRINKLYGCCE, encoded by the exons ATGGACCACACAGCCGTTGTCTCTGTTCTAGTGCTGCTGCTCAGCGTCTCCCATGCTCTTCCTCTTCTG AACGAATGGAATAATGAGGAGATTCAAAAAGATCTTGGCAGACCGCTGGATATCACAACTAGGATTCTAACCGCCAACAATG GATCTAGTGAGTGGTTGATTGAAGGAGATCTGGTTGTACCAAGAACCAGGAATGCTTTGATCTGCTTAACCAACAACTGTTTCTGGACAAAGTCCACCAATGGACTGGTTCCGGTGCCTTATGTATTGAGCTCTGCCTTCT CAAGCTCTGATCAGCAGATGATCGCCACTGCCATGAACACCTTCCACACAAAAACCTGCATTCGGTTTGTTCCTCGCACAACTCAGACAGATTACCTGAGCATTGAGAGCAAAAATGG ATGCTACTCTTCTCTTGGAAGACAAGGGGGCCAACAGACAGTTTCTCTGAACACAAACGGCTGTATTTACAACGGCGTCATTCAGCATGAGCTCAACCACGCTCTAGGATTCTACCATGAGCACACGAGGAGCGACAGAGACCAGCACGTGACCATCAACTATGCGAACATCGTGCCAG GTATGGCCTACAATTTCGACAAACAAAACACCAACAACCAGAATACTCCCTATGACTACAGTTCAGTGATGCACTACGCAAA AGATGCCTTCACTATTAAGTATGGACTGGACACTATCACTCCAATTCCTGACTCGTCTGTCCCCATTGGACAGAGAGTGGACTTGTCTTCCATTGACATCCTTAGGATCAACAAACTATATGGATGCTGTGAGTAA
- the LOC114766533 gene encoding high choriolytic enzyme 1-like isoform X4 — protein sequence MDHTAVVSVLVLLLSVSHIQKDLGRPLDITTRILTANNGSSEWLIEGDLVVPRTRNALICLTNNCFWTKSTNGLVPVPYVLSSAFSSSDQQMIATAMNTFHTKTCIRFVPRTTQTDYLSIESKNGCYSSLGRQGGQQTVSLNTNGCIYNGVIQHELNHALGFYHEHTRSDRDQHVTINYANIVPGMAYNFDKQNTNNQNTPYDYSSVMHYAKDAFTIKYGLDTITPIPDSSVPIGQRVDLSSIDILRINKLYGCCE from the exons ATGGACCACACAGCCGTTGTCTCTGTTCTAGTGCTGCTGCTCAGCGTCTCCCAT ATTCAAAAAGATCTTGGCAGACCGCTGGATATCACAACTAGGATTCTAACCGCCAACAATG GATCTAGTGAGTGGTTGATTGAAGGAGATCTGGTTGTACCAAGAACCAGGAATGCTTTGATCTGCTTAACCAACAACTGTTTCTGGACAAAGTCCACCAATGGACTGGTTCCGGTGCCTTATGTATTGAGCTCTGCCTTCT CAAGCTCTGATCAGCAGATGATCGCCACTGCCATGAACACCTTCCACACAAAAACCTGCATTCGGTTTGTTCCTCGCACAACTCAGACAGATTACCTGAGCATTGAGAGCAAAAATGG ATGCTACTCTTCTCTTGGAAGACAAGGGGGCCAACAGACAGTTTCTCTGAACACAAACGGCTGTATTTACAACGGCGTCATTCAGCATGAGCTCAACCACGCTCTAGGATTCTACCATGAGCACACGAGGAGCGACAGAGACCAGCACGTGACCATCAACTATGCGAACATCGTGCCAG GTATGGCCTACAATTTCGACAAACAAAACACCAACAACCAGAATACTCCCTATGACTACAGTTCAGTGATGCACTACGCAAA AGATGCCTTCACTATTAAGTATGGACTGGACACTATCACTCCAATTCCTGACTCGTCTGTCCCCATTGGACAGAGAGTGGACTTGTCTTCCATTGACATCCTTAGGATCAACAAACTATATGGATGCTGTGAGTAA
- the LOC114766533 gene encoding high choriolytic enzyme 1-like isoform X2, which produces MDHTAVVSVLVLLLSVSHALPLLEIQKDLGRPLDITTRILTANNGSSEWLIEGDLVVPRTRNALICLTNNCFWTKSTNGLVPVPYVLSSAFSSSDQQMIATAMNTFHTKTCIRFVPRTTQTDYLSIESKNGCYSSLGRQGGQQTVSLNTNGCIYNGVIQHELNHALGFYHEHTRSDRDQHVTINYANIVPGMAYNFDKQNTNNQNTPYDYSSVMHYAKDAFTIKYGLDTITPIPDSSVPIGQRVDLSSIDILRINKLYGCCE; this is translated from the exons ATGGACCACACAGCCGTTGTCTCTGTTCTAGTGCTGCTGCTCAGCGTCTCCCATGCTCTTCCTCTTCTG GAGATTCAAAAAGATCTTGGCAGACCGCTGGATATCACAACTAGGATTCTAACCGCCAACAATG GATCTAGTGAGTGGTTGATTGAAGGAGATCTGGTTGTACCAAGAACCAGGAATGCTTTGATCTGCTTAACCAACAACTGTTTCTGGACAAAGTCCACCAATGGACTGGTTCCGGTGCCTTATGTATTGAGCTCTGCCTTCT CAAGCTCTGATCAGCAGATGATCGCCACTGCCATGAACACCTTCCACACAAAAACCTGCATTCGGTTTGTTCCTCGCACAACTCAGACAGATTACCTGAGCATTGAGAGCAAAAATGG ATGCTACTCTTCTCTTGGAAGACAAGGGGGCCAACAGACAGTTTCTCTGAACACAAACGGCTGTATTTACAACGGCGTCATTCAGCATGAGCTCAACCACGCTCTAGGATTCTACCATGAGCACACGAGGAGCGACAGAGACCAGCACGTGACCATCAACTATGCGAACATCGTGCCAG GTATGGCCTACAATTTCGACAAACAAAACACCAACAACCAGAATACTCCCTATGACTACAGTTCAGTGATGCACTACGCAAA AGATGCCTTCACTATTAAGTATGGACTGGACACTATCACTCCAATTCCTGACTCGTCTGTCCCCATTGGACAGAGAGTGGACTTGTCTTCCATTGACATCCTTAGGATCAACAAACTATATGGATGCTGTGAGTAA
- the LOC114766533 gene encoding high choriolytic enzyme 1-like isoform X3 encodes MDHTAVVSVLVLLLSVSHALPLLIQKDLGRPLDITTRILTANNGSSEWLIEGDLVVPRTRNALICLTNNCFWTKSTNGLVPVPYVLSSAFSSSDQQMIATAMNTFHTKTCIRFVPRTTQTDYLSIESKNGCYSSLGRQGGQQTVSLNTNGCIYNGVIQHELNHALGFYHEHTRSDRDQHVTINYANIVPGMAYNFDKQNTNNQNTPYDYSSVMHYAKDAFTIKYGLDTITPIPDSSVPIGQRVDLSSIDILRINKLYGCCE; translated from the exons ATGGACCACACAGCCGTTGTCTCTGTTCTAGTGCTGCTGCTCAGCGTCTCCCATGCTCTTCCTCTTCTG ATTCAAAAAGATCTTGGCAGACCGCTGGATATCACAACTAGGATTCTAACCGCCAACAATG GATCTAGTGAGTGGTTGATTGAAGGAGATCTGGTTGTACCAAGAACCAGGAATGCTTTGATCTGCTTAACCAACAACTGTTTCTGGACAAAGTCCACCAATGGACTGGTTCCGGTGCCTTATGTATTGAGCTCTGCCTTCT CAAGCTCTGATCAGCAGATGATCGCCACTGCCATGAACACCTTCCACACAAAAACCTGCATTCGGTTTGTTCCTCGCACAACTCAGACAGATTACCTGAGCATTGAGAGCAAAAATGG ATGCTACTCTTCTCTTGGAAGACAAGGGGGCCAACAGACAGTTTCTCTGAACACAAACGGCTGTATTTACAACGGCGTCATTCAGCATGAGCTCAACCACGCTCTAGGATTCTACCATGAGCACACGAGGAGCGACAGAGACCAGCACGTGACCATCAACTATGCGAACATCGTGCCAG GTATGGCCTACAATTTCGACAAACAAAACACCAACAACCAGAATACTCCCTATGACTACAGTTCAGTGATGCACTACGCAAA AGATGCCTTCACTATTAAGTATGGACTGGACACTATCACTCCAATTCCTGACTCGTCTGTCCCCATTGGACAGAGAGTGGACTTGTCTTCCATTGACATCCTTAGGATCAACAAACTATATGGATGCTGTGAGTAA
- the LOC114766529 gene encoding high choriolytic enzyme 1-like, whose product MDHTAVVSVLVLLLSVSHALPLLNEWNNEEIQKDLGRPLDITTRILTANNGSSEWLIEGDLVVPRTRNALICLTNNCFWTKSTNGLVPVPYVLSSAFSSSDQQMIATAMNTFHTKTCIRFVPRTTQTDYLSIESKNGCYSSLGRQGGQQTVSLNTNGCIYNGVIQHELNHALGFYHEHTRSDRDQHVTINYANIVPGMAYNFDKQNTNNQNTPYDYSSVMHYAKDAFTIKYGLDTITPIPDSSVPIGQRVDLSSIDILRINKLYGCCE is encoded by the exons ATGGACCACACAGCCGTTGTCTCTGTTCTAGTGCTGCTGCTCAGCGTCTCCCATGCTCTTCCTCTTCTG AACGAATGGAATAATGAGGAGATTCAAAAAGATCTTGGCAGACCGCTGGATATCACAACTAGGATTCTAACCGCCAACAATG GATCTAGTGAGTGGTTGATTGAAGGAGATCTGGTTGTACCAAGAACCAGGAATGCTTTGATCTGCTTAACCAACAACTGTTTCTGGACAAAGTCCACCAATGGACTGGTTCCGGTGCCTTATGTATTGAGCTCTGCCTTCT CGAGCTCTGATCAGCAGATGATCGCCACTGCCATGAACACCTTCCACACAAAAACCTGCATTCGGTTTGTTCCTCGCACAACTCAGACAGATTACCTGAGCATTGAGAGCAAAAATGG ATGCTACTCCTCTCTTGGAAGACAAGGGGGCCAACAGACAGTTTCTCTGAACACAAACGGCTGCATTTACAACGGCGTCATTCAGCATGAGCTCAACCACGCTCTAGGATTCTACCATGAGCACACGAGGAGCGACAGAGACCAGCACGTGACCATCAACTATGCGAACATCGTGCCAG GTATGGCCTACAATTTCGACAAACAAAACACCAACAACCAGAATACTCCCTATGACTACAGTTCAGTGATGCACTACGCAAA AGATGCCTTCACTATTAAGTATGGACTGGACACTATCACTCCAATTCCTGACTCGTCTGTCCCCATTGGACAGAGAGTGGACTTGTCTTCCATTGACATCCTTAGGATCAACAAACTATATGGATGCTGTGAGTAA